TTTGTGTTGTACGGAAGAATTCAGATTTTTTTGAACATGATAAAATcttaatattctaaataagCTACTAcatatcaaattaataataaaaaacagcTTTTTTACAACATACATTATTCTGCTTTTGTGGTAGTGCTTAGAAATAGGTATAAAGTCTTACATGATAGATTGGTATCGTCTACCGGGTAAAGAAGGGCTCGGTATAATGTTAATGATGCAGATGTCCAATGCCACGATTAAACTCACAGCCGGAAAATTTATGGACTTATCTTTGGCCAGCTTTTGCAGCGTGAGTACAACTCGACAGAGTAAACTATTTATTGCTTACCACAGATGGatgtaaaaatgcaattatttcagATCATGAAAACGGCTCTGGCTTATCTAAATTTACTCCGCACTTTTACATAACATAATAGTTACATCATTGTTATCCAATGTATCAGAGTAATAGTAACAGTAAAAAATAggcataataaaattatatatataagtaagaGAGAGGTGCCTTGAAAGGGCCATTTTTCTTTGCCGACTATTTCTGAAAATATGATCAtagatatttacaatataacaCACCAACAAAAGTATGTTGATTAATCTttcttaaaaatgttatataaccTTGTTAACGTTAACGGATCACATCAAAACTTTAGGTTTTCTAAAAAGTGGAAAATGCCCCTTTCATGACGTGGTTTTAAATGGGACACTATATGTTATGAAAGGgacacattaaataaaatgactaCAACTggcattataattattctttaaatcttcaattaCACAAAACaacaaattacaattatttttgtactaTCAATCAGCAGtcatatatacataagtacatacatatatacatacatatatacatatatacaagaGGTGCCttgaatattgaattatatatatatatatatatatataatttatgtatatatgtatatatatatatatgtatatatctttcCAATCTCTTTCACTTCTCTATACCTTCACTCTGAAGCCTTTAAAATTACACGTTACAAACTGGCATATTTGCTACTAACATGTTACAAATTTTCATCtacataaacataaatttgaaatagaTAAAAGCTCATTGGATAATCGTACAGGATAATTAACAGGATTGACATTAATCAAATGTAATGAAACATTAAAATGTACAGTTACATTCCGGGCAGTCATCACTTAGTCGCAATATCTTCGTTGTGTTACGCACTTGGAAATTCTGAAGATTACGTATAACCCTATGCAACTATGTTAAAACTGTCCATGAACTTCAATTCACGAGCGTCGGGACGCCGTCATCCGCGTTTCAGTCCGTGTTGCACCTTGTGGACGATCGATGCCAACTTGCGAGCAAGATTCAGGTGTATAATGTGCACCACCAGTGACATACGCTACGCCATGCAACTGTACCGATGGATCCTGAAGCCGTTCGGTATCTGGCATCTGATCTACGCTCGCGCATCGAGAAGTTGCTTCCAGTAACGATGATTTCGTGCGCTTTGCTATTTTGTCCTTCGTGCTCGTACCTTTCAGCCCGTATGTTCTGTTCAGCATTTTTTCAGGACATTTCTGGACTTTGAGATAGACACGTAGCGGGCTTCTAGATTCACGGTCGACATGGAAGAAGCATTACGCGAAATGTGCTTAATGAACTGGTGGCGGCAACTTTTATCATATGTTTGCACGAGTACTATTTTATGACGGTAAGAAGGATAATCGGAGAATAATGACGATAATTTTGTATAGAATTAGACGAATTTCTGGTTTGTGTCTCTCGTCTGACGTACTTCTCAAGGTACACAGAGCTTCTcgtataaaatttgcattaatagtaataatagaaaaagtaTTGTccctttttcattaataaattgtagAGATATCCCAAACAGCACCAAGTCGACTGTTAGTTGACTGTCAGTCGGCAGAAGAAGTCTGAAGTCGACTTTAAAAAGTCGAAGTCAGGCTGAATGTCAACTTATAGTCAGCTAATAGTCGACAAATGACTCGACTATAGTCGTCTATCAGTCAGCCAAAAGTGGACTTATAAGTTGACTTTATGGCAATTAGAAGTCGACTTTCGAAATTAGTCGACCTTAGGTCAACTTTCAGTCTATAATTAAAGTCGACAATAAACCATCCAACAAATAGTTGACTAAATGTCGACTTAACAAGTTGATTTCAAGTTGACTGAAAAATACCGACTATCAGCCGGCAAACAGTCATTTGTGCTGTGTGGGATATGACTGTTAATGCGTAATAACGTTTGCCTTCTTTCTCAAGAATGGGAAAACAGCGATATTTAAGGTATCGCTACGTATTTCGTTTGTTCATATCTATATCGGtcaattttctaatattctGTTATATCGGCGAACTCCTTGTGGAACGTAtcattttgataatatttttaacattaaaagtTTGCCACTATCTTTAATAATcgcatattatttataaatatatagcaaAAGTATGCTGCAAATGCAGTATTTTTACAACTATATTAGATCAGTACATAAGTTCTTGccgattttacaatttttctttattgaaatgaaacaaGTGATACGTAAAtcaatcaaagtattttccatcgttttctatgattttttcccatctttccaACAACATGCGAATACCACAacgaaataagaaattatcttTTGGGACGATTAATTCATTGATCCACAACAACAAGAACGTATACCgatctaatattataaataataaaaatatgattttgcACAGTATAATGCATgttaatatcatatttaatattatattttataatacgtaatatttgtgttaatgtatatgtgtattaGTACAGTAAAAGTGCTTCACCTGTATATAGAATAAATTGGTACGATCTACCTGGCTATAAAGCTCTCGATCTTGTAATGACTATTACGATGTCTCAATGTCCACCAAAATGTATGGTTGGCAAGTTTGTTGATTTATCCCTCAGTATTTTTACTCACTCCGTGAGTTGTAAagataattgttattaataacatctgTAACTTATTCCTagtttttggaaaaattacaTTCGATATCAAAAGATAATGTTtagtcattattattatattctcacTTTCATGTTTCTTTAAACTTCATATCATTTTCAGGTGCTAAGAACGTCGATGTGTATTTCAATTTACTTCGGACGGTTACCTAAAAGTTTTACATCTTATTGGTATAGTttctaatagaaaatatctattatctatatatatttttctcttaacaGATATgtgtcattaataataaaataacatataacaaattgattattacttatttGATCATTGGAAAAATTCCTGAAAACAAaacagtaaaattattatttgttgtttcagaaatattagaaaattaaaagtataatcCCCTAAAACGTTATATAGATGTGGCACAATCACAGTCTGTATCATCACATGATATCTAAAAATGTCGGCGCGAAACTTCTATCACATGCACTTTGCACTTGAAAAATGCCAACGTAATGCAGCATATGTGcgcatatatgtgtgtgttaaAACTTTGTCATAAACTTCCCGCACATCACCGTAAGAGCAACCCACTTGCAAGCAATGACCGAGGTGGAGTCAACGCACATAGACGCGATCCCGGAATCAATTCTTGCGcttgcgtcgcgtcgcgagcgCCGGGACGCTTATCCGCTTGTTTCAGTTGTCGTTTCACTTCGCAAGCGACAGTATGCGCGATCGATCTCAGCTTCCAAAACGGGTGTCCGAGGTGCACAATGCACACTACGAAGATGACGTGCGCTACACCATGCAGTTATGCGGTTGGGTCCTGAAACCGATCGGCATGTGGTATCTGATTCAGGATAGCTGCTCTCGGAACGAGAAGATCGTCTCGATCGCGTTGATCGTGGTGTGTTTCTCTGCCTTGTGTTTCGTTCTGATACCCTCCGGATTGTACTTGTTTCTTGTTAAACAAGATGTGTACGCCCTAATCAAGCTGCTCGGTCCAGTCATTTTCTGCCTGACTTCCACGATCAAGTATTGCTACCTCGGGACGCGCGGCGCAGCGTTCGGAAGATGCCTCCGTCACGTCACGAATGATTGGCGTCTTGTGCGCGATCAGGATCACCGCGAAATCATGCTGAGAGGCGCGCTGATAGGTCGCAGACTCACCATGCTGTGCGCGATCTTTCTCTATACCGGTGGACTGTCTTATCATACGATCTTGCCACTGTCCTCGAAGCAGAATATCAGTGAGAACTTCACCAGCAGACGTGTTCCTCATACTTATCCTGGCTACGATCTGTGGTTCGATCCTGAAGCCAGTCCTGCGTATGAGATCGTGTTCTGCGTGCATTGCGTGTTCGCGCTGATCACGTATAACATCACGACGGGGGGGTGTGGTCTGGCGGCGATCTTCGTGACGCACGCGTGCGGACAAGTGcagatattaatgattcagATGAGCGATCTGGTAGAGGGAAAAAGGAGCAAGGGAACTGTACAAAATCGTCTGAGTGTGATAGCGAAGCATCATGTACGAGTGTTGAGGTAAGTAGAAGATGCAGAGATATGTTTAAAGATGTTCTTATTGTTAGATGTGAAGacatttttcttacattttcgAGCCGATATCTGACATGTTTCTAGATTCTCAGCCAGCGTGGATGAAGTGTTACgtgaaatatgcttaatggAATTACTGGCCTCTTGTTTAACCATATGCTTACTTGAATATTATTGCATAATGGTAAAGAAGACAATATAGTTTTTTAGACAGAcgtcaataaatataaataatatgatgGTCTTGCttaaaattgtacaaattttcTGAGTCTTCCTCTGTGCATGTTCTTTCGTATATTGTAAGAAATATTCCTTGTTTTTTCAGGAATGGGAGAATAGTGACGCCGTAGCGattttaacatatttcattttactgATATCTTTTATGTTCAACATTCTGATATTCTGTTATATTGGTGAACTTCTCATGCAGCAGGTAtttgacaatttttataagaataagAAACTTTATTGCACTTGTCTTTTATCATGCGTCATTCATTAATCTAATACTTTGCAATACAGAAAATTTCAATGCAACATAAAGAATGTATTGTTATTATACATTCTCAAAGcaagtttaaattatatttcatataattattaagacCTGGTCGTCAAATGTAGGTATAATCATGCacattataaatgatataaatttatatgttaatttttgaatttttcaatagtACAGTACAGTTGCTTCAGCCGTCTATGGAATCAATTGGTATGATTTATCCGGAAAAAAAGCTCTCGATCTTAAGCTAATTATTGCAATGTCTCGTTATCCGGTTAAACTTACAGCTGGCAAGTTCGTCGATTTATCTCTCAATACCTTCGGTGCTGtaagtttttcatgtattattaatattcaaataattgcTGAATTCAAAACTCTATTTCcgatttcatgatttttttcttagaGACACACCATGATACTATATGATATATACTCAGATATTTTAgccttataaatttttttgtaattttgaaaCTCACATTGCTTGCAGGTACTTCGAACGTCCGTAGTGTATTTAAATCTACTTCGGACAGTTACGGAATAGTATTCtcttaaatgttatatataacattataactttgttatctataattaaatagtaagatttggcttatatatttttatccatATGTTTGCCATATATCTTTGTATgccatacatacatatatcacaGCGGATTATGTAGAAGAGTTTATGtagaaaagttattaataaaacagtaatcaaatatttttatactgtacatacaatataaaatatactgtTATTTGATATTCAGTTATGcatttgaaaaagaatatttgcGTATTCCGTGGATAATGAGATTTTGGACAGCGTGTGCTTTCCGTTCTACTTTTCACTTGCTTGCCCTACCGTTTTGATTCTGTATCGATCAGTTGAAAAATGTTCAGCACGCTCTGAACAGGGCAATCACTCTTGCACGATGTACAGTAATTGTTTTTGCAGGTGATACCATGTAACTAAAACTTTGCATTTCCCTGACCAAATCGATCTTTCATGCGCGTATGCTGTTCTGCTCCCTTTCGCAGTATTATTGAAAATGCTTGCAATTGTCATGCGACACAAACTTTTTACCGTCACCTGCATTGATCGGACGTATCCAGTTCCTTGCGTACCTTTCACATTAGTGAGATGTGTAAACATTCCATATGTCGCAATACACATCAACGAGAAAAACGTAATTAACGCTTTGATGCTTTTATGGAACCGACAGCTGCGAGTTATCGGGACTTATTCGCTGATATATccgaatgtgtgtgtgtatgtgtatgtgtgtgtgtgtgtgtgtgtgtgtgtgtgtgtgtgtgtgttatgtctttttatatatatatatatctttccaATCTCTTTCACTTCTCTATACCGTCACTCTGAAGCCTTTAAAATTACACGTTACAAGCTGGCATATTTGCTACTAACATGTTACAAATTTTCATCtacataaacataaatttgaaatagaTAAAAGCTCATTGGATAATCGTACAGGATAATTAACAGGATTGACATTAATCAAATGTAATGAAACATTAAAATGTACAGTTACATTCCGGGCAGTCATCACTTAGTCGCAATACTTCGTTGTGTTACGCACTTGGAAATTCCGAAGATTACGTATAACCCTATGCAACTATGTTAAAACTGTCCATGAACTTCAATTCACGAGCGTCGGGACGCCGTCATCCGCGTTTCAGTCCGTGTTGCACCTTGTGGACGATCGATGCCAACTTGCGAGCAAGATTCAGGTGTACAATGTGCACCACCAGCGTGACACACGCTATGCGAATACCACAacgaaataagaaattatcttTTGGGAcgattaattcattaatccACATCGACAAGAACGTATACCgatctaatattataaataataaaaatatgattttgcACAGTATAATGCATgttaatatcatatttaatattatattttataatacgtaatatttgtgttaatgtatatgtgtattaGTACAGTAAAAGTGCTTCACCTGTGTATAGAATAAATTGGTACGATCTACCTGGCTATAAAGCTCTCGATCTTGTAATAACTATTACGATGTCTCAATGTCCACCAAAATGTATGGCTGGCAAGTTTGTTGATTTATCTCTCAGTATTTTTACTCACTCCGTGAGTTGTAAagataattgttattaataacatctgTAACTTATTCCTagtttttggaaaaattacaTTCGATATCAAAAGATAATGTTtagtcattattattatattctcacTTTCATGTTTCTTTAAACTTCATATCATTTTCAGGTGCTAAGAACGTCGATGTGTATTTCAATTTACTTCGGACGGTTACCTAAAAGTTTTACATCTTATTGGTATAGttcctaatagaaaatatctattatctatatatatttttctcttaacaGATATgtgtcattaataataaaataacgtataacaaattgattattacttatttGATCATTGGAAAAATGTCTGAAAACAAAACAGtaagaaatgaaattaaaatatatgcaacatttaattaaatataacaagaGATTTATGTTATCTTAAAATTATGATTTGTGTTTcagaaatattagaaaatataaagtataatccCCTAAAACGTTATATAGATGTGGCACAATCACAGTCTGCATCATCACATGATATCTAAAAATGTCGGCGCGAAACTTCTATCACATTCACTTTGCACTTGAAAAATACCGACCGTACCGTAATGCAGCATATGTGCGCATATAATAtgtgtttgttaaaaatttgtcATAAACTTCCCGCACATTACCGTAAGAGCACCCACTCGCAAGCAATGACCGAGGTGGAGTCAACGCAGTAGACGCGATCTCGGAATCAATCCTCGCGcttgcgtcgcgtcgcgagcgTCGGGACGCTTATCCGCTTGTTTCAGTTGTCGTTTCACTTCGCAAGCGACAGTATGCGCGATCGATCTCAGCTTCCAAAACGGGTGTCCGAGGTGCACAATGCACACTACGAAGACGACGTGCGCTACACCATGCAGTTATGCGGCTGGGTCCTGAAACCGATCGGCATGTGGTATCTGATTCAGGATAGCTGCTCTCGGAACGAGAAGATCGTCTCAATCGCGTTGATCGTGGTGTGTTTCTCTGCCTTGTGTTTCGTTCTGATACCCTCCGGATTGTACTTATTTCTTGTTAAACAAGATGTGTACGCCCGAATCAAGCTGTTCGGTCCAGTCTTTTTCTGCCTGACTTCCACGATCAAGTATTGCTACCTCGGAACGCGCGGCGCAGCGTTCGGAAGATGCCTCCGTCACGTCACGAATGATTGGCGTCTTGTACGCGATCAGGATCACCGCGAAATCATGCTGAGAGGCGCGCTGATAGGTCGCAGACTCGCTGCGCTGTGCGCGATCTTCCTCTATACCGGTGGACTGTCCTATCATACGATCTTGCCGCTGTCCTCGAAACTGATCATCAGTGAGAACTTCACCAGCAGACGTGTTCCTCATACTTATCCTGGCTACGATTTGTTGTTCGATCCTGAAGCCAGTCCTGCGTATGAGATCGTGTTCTGCGTGCATTGCGTGTTCGCGCTGATCACGTATAACATCACAACGGGGGCGTGTAGTCTGGCGGCGATCTTCGTGACGCACGTGTGCGGACAAGTGcagatattaatgattcagATGAGCGATTTGGTAGAGGGAAAAAGGAGTAAGGGAACCGTACAAAATCGTCTGAGTATGATAGCAAAGCATCATGTACGAGTGTTGAGGTAAGTAGAAGATGCAGAGATATGTTTAAAGATGTTATTGTTAGATGTGAAGACagttttcttacattttcgAGCCGATACCTGACATGTTTCTAGATTCTCAGCTAGCGTGGATGAAGTGTTACgtgaaatatgcttaatggAAGTACTGGCTTCTTGTCTAATCATATGCTTACTTGAATATTCTTGCATGGTGGTAAAGAGGACAATATAGTTTTTTAGATAGACGTCATGATAATATGATGGTCTTGCttaaaattgtacaaattttcTGAGTCTTCCTCTGTGCATGTTCTTTCGTATATTGTAAGAAATATTCCTTGTCTTTTCAGGAATGGGAGAACAGTGACGCCGTAGCGATCgtaacatatttctttttactgaTATCTTTTATGTTCAACATTCTGATATTCTGTTATATTGGTGAACTTCTCATGCAGCAGGTAtttgacaatttttataagaataagAAACTTTATTGCACTTGTCTTTTATCATGCGTCATTCATTAATCTAATACTTTGCAATACagaaaattgcaatgcaatatAATGTATTGTTATTATACATTCTCAAAGcaagtttaaaatatatttcatataattattaagacCTGATCATCAAATGTAGGTATAATCTTGCacattataaatgatataaatttatatgttaatttttaaatttttcaatagtACAGTACAGTTGCTTCAGCCGTCTATGGAATCAATTGGTATGATTTATCCGGAAAAAAAGCTCTCGATCTTAAGCTAATTATTGCAATGTCTCGTTATCCGGTTAAACTTACAGCTGGCAAGTTCGTCGATTTATCCCTCAATACCTTCGGTGCTGtaagtttttcatgtattattaatatttaaataattgctgAATT
The Ooceraea biroi isolate clonal line C1 chromosome 12, Obir_v5.4, whole genome shotgun sequence DNA segment above includes these coding regions:
- the LOC105282244 gene encoding uncharacterized protein LOC105282244, whose product is MRHQKQTTFITSAEDGCKYTIQMTRFFLRTIGVWPLALCETRREKLGCAIVAAISSFLLLFLFIPCILCTFLMKTDLITKLRFGLGASTYMLMAVAKQYILLTRSKSITECIIQIRKDWDRIMLARETDLEIMLDNVKFGRRLSIVCTVSMYTAHVLRNVLPFVKPRTQIIGNETVRLLLYPVYRGLFDVRNSPYFEITQIVQMMGGYVIYTLTISACSIAAVFVMHTRGQIRILMLKMDDLADGKKRQSACNTTSAQRLGDIVRSHVSILSFVARTDDLLNKMCFADVFGYTFLICFLSLYTMTVWEQRKTIETITFFLIVTCFTFNTFIFCYIGDVLAEECLEIGIKSYMIDWYRLPGKEGLGIMLMMQMSNATIKLTAGKFMDLSLASFCSIMKTALAYLNLLRYSKSASPVYRINWYDLPGYKALDLVMTITMSQCPPKCMVGKFVDLSLSIFTHSTRSRNQFLRLRRVASAGTLIRLFQLSFHFASDSMRDRSQLPKRVSEVHNAHYEDDVRYTMQLCGWVLKPIGMWYLIQDSCSRNEKIVSIALIVVCFSALCFVLIPSGLYLFLVKQDVYALIKLLGPVIFCLTSTIKYCYLGTRGAAFGRCLRHVTNDWRLVRDQDHREIMLRGALIGRRLTMLCAIFLYTGGLSYHTILPLSSKQNISENFTSRRVPHTYPGYDLWFDPEASPAYEIVFCVHCVFALITYNITTGGCGLAAIFVTHACGQVQILMIQMSDLVEGKRSKGTVQNRLSVIAKHHVRVLRFSASVDEVLREICLMELLASCLTICLLEYYCIMEWENSDAVAILTYFILLISFMFNILIFCYIGELLMQQYSTVASAVYGINWYDLSGKKALDLKLIIAMSRYPVKLTAGKFVDLSLNTFGAVLRTSVVYLNLLRTVTEYKSASPVYRINWYDLPGYKALDLVITITMSQCPPKCMAGKFVDLSLSIFTHSTRSRNQSSRLRRVASVGTLIRLFQLSFHFASDSMRDRSQLPKRVSEVHNAHYEDDVRYTMQLCGWVLKPIGMWYLIQDSCSRNEKIVSIALIVVCFSALCFVLIPSGLYLFLVKQDVYARIKLFGPVFFCLTSTIKYCYLGTRGAAFGRCLRHVTNDWRLVRDQDHREIMLRGALIGRRLAALCAIFLYTGGLSYHTILPLSSKLIISENFTSRRVPHTYPGYDLLFDPEASPAYEIVFCVHCVFALITYNITTGACSLAAIFVTHVCGQVQILMIQMSDLVEGKRSKGTVQNRLSMIAKHHVRVLRFSASVDEVLREICLMEVLASCLIICLLEYSCMVEWENSDAVAIVTYFFLLISFMFNILIFCYIGELLMQQYSTVASAVYGINWYDLSGKKALDLKLIIAMSRYPVKLTAGKFVDLSLNTFGAVLRTSVVYLNLLRTVTQ